Proteins encoded within one genomic window of Anopheles gambiae chromosome 3, idAnoGambNW_F1_1, whole genome shotgun sequence:
- the LOC1280107 gene encoding tubulin monoglutamylase TTLL4 isoform X1 yields MVESILKILVTLLYSCCVWLLQSITTKFATIMDFKQNGSPTASAAASSSQQQQPLVGGVLYGSDARNGSSTVRLQSLKQNQLTGPNPSSTAGPPLRRRCRSESLPMAPLLYGSADQQQSRSKKSTLQGHGHHPAHLSSQHRQKFAPGQDHHPAGGPGGLYIESFALQQQPHPGNRKVPLPLATHELLPTIATSASNAIGSNGQQQQAKENVAQNHLYGAGVNAKDVYMSELDGLRKDRRNGGYYVPNELQLESRFARNLEANFATRATILERSSGRKLRARSESEPQEFMYHSAHRNGAGFSAGGGGGSSLLAGQRTAGHHHHHHLHHLRHSRDNTLKRTRDTISPTLEADESYAMLTGEEDTALGSEASLSSSAVITCVPVHCPKDSPPSKMVNAADEMDVSGDHVLSSSRTVADQQQRVKPAKILTGTATGQSRTAKVTVRANRVGINRLKPKLASTLTSTGVVGTSVPGETKRKSASPQPQAKGTAGSSIIGVVHNTGSSSPTPSGVSVGTSGGESVHTQDLDAETIDQSDAGDDDDLDDECNGEDDDLDDEIAISGDEVLDDSLTDSEDNYRSYLAAAYQKPKSHSGSPSPSLGNRAPAVTSIGSVVGGYAPAGPLAPSLFPYVPPYLTFATHEEKGPPMPPAIHKVLKWKLTLITPIVVRKVLLNSGFRLLKKTNDWIGIWGRHMKSTLFKTLRPYQKFNHLPGSFQIGRKDRVWRNLQTQMNRHGKKEFGFMPRTYIIPQDLKMLRQMWPRYNQRNCKWIIKPPASARGTGIKVVNRWSQIPKRKPLIVQRYIERPLLINGSKFDLRLYVLVTSMNPLRVYMHTDGLARFASVKYSEKSETLSDRYMHLTNYSINKLSNNYAQNEDADACQGHKWTIKSLWSYFAEQGINVDRLWGALRNLVLRTVLAGEGSIHAMSKVNVGSKYNCYELFGIDVLLDSELVPWLLEVNISPSLHSASSLDLCVKGPLVKALLNTVMYQVPPRIPMAEQKEILKEQGLEGPLCFDKRIYTTGLSKTERLKHTQFIQKDMAREDYLNTILEELTPDDVRCLLLTEDELARSAPLERILPAPNSYRYIGFTENPRYYNRLLDAWEHRYGHNRSEGIALLQSLCERKVHLQVPPSTLKKDCNNKPQTDSTNSENGSQDSGIHTEQTSLSELPSQESSSMYQSQESIDQLPEDTPRRKPITTASVTTTTPNGTAEPPATATDEPPSSLVVTAQPIVIRAIYPPGSNNLLSTQTIEVPVAVLAPAAEPTGASRDPAPTIEGDNGNDGIRLGDKIKQILDDALLLKQQECGGDTENTIIVQE; encoded by the exons ATGGTCGAAAGCATTCTTAAAATACTCGTCACGCTGCTGTACTCCTGCTGCGTATGGTTGCTGCAAAGT ATAACAACTAAATTTGCCACCATAATGGACTTCAAACAGAACGGGTCGCCAacggcatcagcagcagcaagttcctcccaacagcaacaaccgcTCGTCGGTGGCGTTCTGTACGGTAGCGATGCGCGCAACGGAAGCTCCACCGTTCGCTTGCAATCCCTAAAGCAAAACCAGCTGACGGGGCCAAACCCTTCCTCGACCGCCGGTCCACCGCTGCGCCGAAGATGTCGCAGCGAAAGTCTTCCAATGGCACCGCTCCTGTACGGTTCGGCGGACCAGCAGCAAAGCCGATCGAAAAAGAGCACCCTCCAAGGTCACGGCCACCATCCTGCGCACCTCAGTAGCCAACATAGGCAAAAGTTCGCCCCGGGGCAGGATCATCATCCTGCCGGCGGACCGGGCGGCCTGTACATCGAATCGTTCGccctgcagcagcaaccacaccCGGGCAACCGGAAAGTTCCACTGCCACTAGCGACCCACGAACTGCTGCCCACGATCGCAACGAGCGCTTCCAATGCTATCGGCagcaacgggcagcagcagcaggcgaagGAAAACGTCGCACAAAACCATCTGTACGGGGCGGGCGTGAACGCGAAGGATGTGTACATGAGCGAGCTGGACGGGCTGCGGAAGGATCGGCGCAACGGGGGCTACTACGTGCCAAACGAGCTGCAGCTCGAGTCGCGCTTCGCGCGCAACCTCGAGGCCAACTTTGCCACGCGCGCCACCATACTGGAGCGCAGCAGCGGGCGGAAGCTGCGCGCCCGGAGCGAATCGGAACCGCAGGAGTTTATGTACCACAGTGCCCACAGGAACGGTGCCGGCTTCAgtgccggcggcggcggcggtagcAGCTTGCTCGCGGGCCAGCGCACGGCcggccaccaccatcaccatcaccttcATCACCTTCGACACAGTAGAGAT AACACACTGAAACGAACTCGTGACACCATCTCGCCAACACTCGAAGCGGACGAATCGTACGCCATGCTAACAGGCGAGGAGGACACGGCCCTCGGTAGCGAAGCGTCTTTATCGTCTTCAGCAGTCATCACGTGCGTACCGGTGCACTGTCCGAAAGATTCACCTCCCTCAAAAATGGTAAACGCAGCCGACGAGATGGATGTTAGCGGTGATCATGTGCTATCCTCGAGCAGAACCGTtgccgaccagcagcagcgtgtcaAACCGGCAAAGATCCTGACCGGCACTGCCACCGGCCAGTCCCGAACGGCCAAAGTAACCGTGCGAGCGAACCGTGTCGGCATTAACAGGCTAAAGCCCAAACTAGCCAGCACACTGACCAGCACCGGCGTGGTCGGCACGTCCGTCCCGGGCGAAACGAAACGCAAATCGGCCTCCCCGCAGCCGCAAGCAAAGGGCACCGCCGGTTCCTCCATCATTGGCGTGGTGCACAATACGGGCAGCTCGTCGCCGACACCGTCCGGCGTTTCGGTCGGCACGAGCGGCGGCGAATCGGTCCACACGCAGGACCTCGACGCGGAAACGATCGACCAGTCGGATGCGGGCGATGATGACGATCTGGACGACGAGTGTAACGGGGAGGATGACGATCTCGACGACGAGATCGCGATCAGCGGCGACGAGGTGCTGGACGACTCGCTGACCGACTCGGAGGATAACTATCGGTCGTATCTGGCCGCGGCCTACCAGAAGCCAAAGTCCCACTCGGGCTCGCCGTCGCCGTCGCTCGGCAACAGGGCGCCGGCCGTTACGTCGATCGGCAGTGTCGTGGGCGGGTACGCACCGGCCGGTCCGCTCGCACCGAGCCTGTTTCCCTACGTCCCCCCCTACCTGACGTTTGCGACGCACGAGGAGAAGGGCCCGCCGATGCCGCCCGCCATTCACAAGGTGTTGAAGTGGAAGCTGACGCTCATCACACCGATCGTCGTGCGCAAGGTGCTGCTAAACAGTGGCTTTAGGTTATTGAAAA AAACGAACGACTGGATCGGCATCTGGGGCCGGCACATGAAGAGCACGCTGTTCAAGACGCTGCGACCGTACCAGAAGTTTAACCACCTGCCCGGCAGCTTCCAGATCGGGCGGAAGGACCGGGTGTGGCGCAACCTGCAGACGCAGATGAACCGCCACGGCAAGAAGGAGTTCGGTTTCATGCCCCGCACCTACATCATACCTCAGGACTTGAAGATGCTGCGCCAGATGTGGCCCCGGTACAACCAGCGCAACTGCAAGTGGATCATCAAGCCGCCGGCGTCGGCCCGCGGCACCGGCATCAAGGTGGTGAACCGCTGGTCGCAAATACCGAAGCGGAAGCCGCTGATCGTGCAGCGGTACATCGAGCGGCCGCTGCTGATCAACGGCAGCAAGTTCGACCTGCGCCTGTACGTGCTGGTCACGTCGATGAACCCGCTGCGGGTGTACATGCACACGGACGGGTTGGCCCGGTTCGCGTCGGTCAAGTACAGCGAGAAGTCGGAAACGCTCAGCGACCGGTACATGCATTTAACGAACTACAGTATTAACAAGCTGTCGAACAACTACGCCCAGAACGAGGATGCGGACGCGTGCCAGGGCCACAAGTGGACGATCAAGTCGCTGTGGTCGTACTTTGCCGAGCAGGGCATCAATGTCGACCGGCTGTGGGGGGCACTGCGCAATCTCGTCCTGCGCACGGTGCTGGCCGGCGAGGGCTCGATACACGCGATGTCGAAGGTGAACGTGGGCAGCAAGTACAACTGCTACGAGCTGTTCGGCATCGATGTGCTGCTCGACTCGGAGCTGGTGCCGTGGCTGCTCGAGGTGAACATTTCCCCCTCGCTGCATTCGGCATCGTCGCTGGATCTGTGTGTGAAGGGGCCGCTGGTGAAGGCGCTGCTTAACACGGTGATGTATCAG GTTCCCCCGAGAATACCGATGGCAGAGCAGAAGGAGATACTGAAGGAGCAGGGACTGGAGGGCCCGCTCTGCTTCGACAAGCGCATCTACACGACGGGATTGTCTAAGACCGAAAGACTGAAACACACCCAATTCATCCAGAAGGACATGGCGCGGGAAGAT TATCTCAACACCATACTGGAAGAGCTAACGCCCGACGATGTGCGCTGCCTGCTGCTGACGGAGGacgagctggcgcgcagtgcTCCGCTGGAGCGAATCCTGCCGGCCCCGAACAGCTACCGGTACATTGGGTTTACCGAGAATCCTCGGTACTACAACCGGCTGCTCGACGCCTGGGAGCACCGGTACGGCCATAACCGGTCGGAGGGTATCGCACTGCTGCAGTCACTCTGTGAGCGAAAGGTGCACCTGCAGGTACCGCCCAGCACGCTAAAGAAG GACTGCAACAATAAACCACAAACGGATAGTACAAACAGCGAGAACGGCTCGCAGGACAGTGGCATCCACACGGAGCAGACCAGCCTGTCCGAGCTGCCGTCCCAGGAGTCGTCCTCAATGTACCAGTCGCAGGAATCGATCGACCAGCTGCCAGAGGATACGCCCCGCCGCAAGCCGATCACGACGGCCTCCGTGACAACCACCACCCCCAACGGTACAGCTGAACCGCCGGCGACCGCGACCGACGAACCGCCATCATCGCTCGTCGTCACCGCGCAGCCCATTGTAATCCGTGCCATTTATCCACCGGGTAGCAACAATCTGCTCAGCACCCAGACGATAGAGGTTCCGGTCGCGGTCCTGGCACCGGCCGCCGAACCGACCGGTGCATCGCGCGACCCGGCACCGACGATCGAGGGTGACAACGGTAACGACGGCATTCGGTTGGGTGACAAAATTAAGCAAATCCTAGACGACGCGTTGCTGCTGAAGCAACAAGAGTGTGGCGGCGATACGGAAAACACGATAATCGTACAGGAATAG
- the LOC1280107 gene encoding tubulin monoglutamylase TTLL4 isoform X4: MVESILKILVTLLYSCCVWLLQSITTKFATIMDFKQNGSPTASAAASSSQQQQPLVGGVLYGSDARNGSSTVRLQSLKQNQLTGPNPSSTAGPPLRRRCRSESLPMAPLLYGSADQQQSRSKKSTLQGHGHHPAHLSSQHRQKFAPGQDHHPAGGPGGLYIESFALQQQPHPGNRKVPLPLATHELLPTIATSASNAIGSNGQQQQAKENVAQNHLYGAGVNAKDVYMSELDGLRKDRRNGGYYVPNELQLESRFARNLEANFATRATILERSSGRKLRARSESEPQEFMYHSAHRNGAGFSAGGGGGSSLLAGQRTAGHHHHHHLHHLRHSRDNTLKRTRDTISPTLEADESYAMLTGEEDTALGSEASLSSSAVITCVPVHCPKDSPPSKMVNAADEMDVSGDHVLSSSRTVADQQQRVKPAKILTGTATGQSRTAKVTVRANRVGINRLKPKLASTLTSTGVVGTSVPGETKRKSASPQPQAKGTAGSSIIGVVHNTGSSSPTPSGVSVGTSGGESVHTQDLDAETIDQSDAGDDDDLDDECNGEDDDLDDEIAISGDEVLDDSLTDSEDNYRSYLAAAYQKPKSHSGSPSPSLGNRAPAVTSIGSVVGGYAPAGPLAPSLFPYVPPYLTFATHEEKGPPMPPAIHKVLKWKLTLITPIVVRKVLLNSGFRLLKKTNDWIGIWGRHMKSTLFKTLRPYQKFNHLPGSFQIGRKDRVWRNLQTQMNRHGKKEFGFMPRTYIIPQDLKMLRQMWPRYNQRNCKWIIKPPASARGTGIKVVNRWSQIPKRKPLIVQRYIERPLLINGSKFDLRLYVLVTSMNPLRVYMHTDGLARFASVKYSEKSETLSDRYMHLTNYSINKLSNNYAQNEDADACQGHKWTIKSLWSYFAEQGINVDRLWGALRNLVLRTVLAGEGSIHAMSKVNVGSKYNCYELFGIDVLLDSELVPWLLEVNISPSLHSASSLDLCVKGPLVKALLNTVMYQVPPRIPMAEQKEILKEQGLEGPLCFDKRIYTTGLSKTERLKHTQFIQKDMAREDYLNTILEELTPDDVRCLLLTEDELARSAPLERILPAPNSYRYIGFTENPRYYNRLLDAWEHRYGHNRSEGIALLQSLCERKVHLQVPPSTLKKDIWSAFRAAYWRCRTIQGRLQQ, translated from the exons ATGGTCGAAAGCATTCTTAAAATACTCGTCACGCTGCTGTACTCCTGCTGCGTATGGTTGCTGCAAAGT ATAACAACTAAATTTGCCACCATAATGGACTTCAAACAGAACGGGTCGCCAacggcatcagcagcagcaagttcctcccaacagcaacaaccgcTCGTCGGTGGCGTTCTGTACGGTAGCGATGCGCGCAACGGAAGCTCCACCGTTCGCTTGCAATCCCTAAAGCAAAACCAGCTGACGGGGCCAAACCCTTCCTCGACCGCCGGTCCACCGCTGCGCCGAAGATGTCGCAGCGAAAGTCTTCCAATGGCACCGCTCCTGTACGGTTCGGCGGACCAGCAGCAAAGCCGATCGAAAAAGAGCACCCTCCAAGGTCACGGCCACCATCCTGCGCACCTCAGTAGCCAACATAGGCAAAAGTTCGCCCCGGGGCAGGATCATCATCCTGCCGGCGGACCGGGCGGCCTGTACATCGAATCGTTCGccctgcagcagcaaccacaccCGGGCAACCGGAAAGTTCCACTGCCACTAGCGACCCACGAACTGCTGCCCACGATCGCAACGAGCGCTTCCAATGCTATCGGCagcaacgggcagcagcagcaggcgaagGAAAACGTCGCACAAAACCATCTGTACGGGGCGGGCGTGAACGCGAAGGATGTGTACATGAGCGAGCTGGACGGGCTGCGGAAGGATCGGCGCAACGGGGGCTACTACGTGCCAAACGAGCTGCAGCTCGAGTCGCGCTTCGCGCGCAACCTCGAGGCCAACTTTGCCACGCGCGCCACCATACTGGAGCGCAGCAGCGGGCGGAAGCTGCGCGCCCGGAGCGAATCGGAACCGCAGGAGTTTATGTACCACAGTGCCCACAGGAACGGTGCCGGCTTCAgtgccggcggcggcggcggtagcAGCTTGCTCGCGGGCCAGCGCACGGCcggccaccaccatcaccatcaccttcATCACCTTCGACACAGTAGAGAT AACACACTGAAACGAACTCGTGACACCATCTCGCCAACACTCGAAGCGGACGAATCGTACGCCATGCTAACAGGCGAGGAGGACACGGCCCTCGGTAGCGAAGCGTCTTTATCGTCTTCAGCAGTCATCACGTGCGTACCGGTGCACTGTCCGAAAGATTCACCTCCCTCAAAAATGGTAAACGCAGCCGACGAGATGGATGTTAGCGGTGATCATGTGCTATCCTCGAGCAGAACCGTtgccgaccagcagcagcgtgtcaAACCGGCAAAGATCCTGACCGGCACTGCCACCGGCCAGTCCCGAACGGCCAAAGTAACCGTGCGAGCGAACCGTGTCGGCATTAACAGGCTAAAGCCCAAACTAGCCAGCACACTGACCAGCACCGGCGTGGTCGGCACGTCCGTCCCGGGCGAAACGAAACGCAAATCGGCCTCCCCGCAGCCGCAAGCAAAGGGCACCGCCGGTTCCTCCATCATTGGCGTGGTGCACAATACGGGCAGCTCGTCGCCGACACCGTCCGGCGTTTCGGTCGGCACGAGCGGCGGCGAATCGGTCCACACGCAGGACCTCGACGCGGAAACGATCGACCAGTCGGATGCGGGCGATGATGACGATCTGGACGACGAGTGTAACGGGGAGGATGACGATCTCGACGACGAGATCGCGATCAGCGGCGACGAGGTGCTGGACGACTCGCTGACCGACTCGGAGGATAACTATCGGTCGTATCTGGCCGCGGCCTACCAGAAGCCAAAGTCCCACTCGGGCTCGCCGTCGCCGTCGCTCGGCAACAGGGCGCCGGCCGTTACGTCGATCGGCAGTGTCGTGGGCGGGTACGCACCGGCCGGTCCGCTCGCACCGAGCCTGTTTCCCTACGTCCCCCCCTACCTGACGTTTGCGACGCACGAGGAGAAGGGCCCGCCGATGCCGCCCGCCATTCACAAGGTGTTGAAGTGGAAGCTGACGCTCATCACACCGATCGTCGTGCGCAAGGTGCTGCTAAACAGTGGCTTTAGGTTATTGAAAA AAACGAACGACTGGATCGGCATCTGGGGCCGGCACATGAAGAGCACGCTGTTCAAGACGCTGCGACCGTACCAGAAGTTTAACCACCTGCCCGGCAGCTTCCAGATCGGGCGGAAGGACCGGGTGTGGCGCAACCTGCAGACGCAGATGAACCGCCACGGCAAGAAGGAGTTCGGTTTCATGCCCCGCACCTACATCATACCTCAGGACTTGAAGATGCTGCGCCAGATGTGGCCCCGGTACAACCAGCGCAACTGCAAGTGGATCATCAAGCCGCCGGCGTCGGCCCGCGGCACCGGCATCAAGGTGGTGAACCGCTGGTCGCAAATACCGAAGCGGAAGCCGCTGATCGTGCAGCGGTACATCGAGCGGCCGCTGCTGATCAACGGCAGCAAGTTCGACCTGCGCCTGTACGTGCTGGTCACGTCGATGAACCCGCTGCGGGTGTACATGCACACGGACGGGTTGGCCCGGTTCGCGTCGGTCAAGTACAGCGAGAAGTCGGAAACGCTCAGCGACCGGTACATGCATTTAACGAACTACAGTATTAACAAGCTGTCGAACAACTACGCCCAGAACGAGGATGCGGACGCGTGCCAGGGCCACAAGTGGACGATCAAGTCGCTGTGGTCGTACTTTGCCGAGCAGGGCATCAATGTCGACCGGCTGTGGGGGGCACTGCGCAATCTCGTCCTGCGCACGGTGCTGGCCGGCGAGGGCTCGATACACGCGATGTCGAAGGTGAACGTGGGCAGCAAGTACAACTGCTACGAGCTGTTCGGCATCGATGTGCTGCTCGACTCGGAGCTGGTGCCGTGGCTGCTCGAGGTGAACATTTCCCCCTCGCTGCATTCGGCATCGTCGCTGGATCTGTGTGTGAAGGGGCCGCTGGTGAAGGCGCTGCTTAACACGGTGATGTATCAG GTTCCCCCGAGAATACCGATGGCAGAGCAGAAGGAGATACTGAAGGAGCAGGGACTGGAGGGCCCGCTCTGCTTCGACAAGCGCATCTACACGACGGGATTGTCTAAGACCGAAAGACTGAAACACACCCAATTCATCCAGAAGGACATGGCGCGGGAAGAT TATCTCAACACCATACTGGAAGAGCTAACGCCCGACGATGTGCGCTGCCTGCTGCTGACGGAGGacgagctggcgcgcagtgcTCCGCTGGAGCGAATCCTGCCGGCCCCGAACAGCTACCGGTACATTGGGTTTACCGAGAATCCTCGGTACTACAACCGGCTGCTCGACGCCTGGGAGCACCGGTACGGCCATAACCGGTCGGAGGGTATCGCACTGCTGCAGTCACTCTGTGAGCGAAAGGTGCACCTGCAGGTACCGCCCAGCACGCTAAAGAAG GATATTTGGTCAGCGTTCCGAGCTGCGTACTGGCGTTGTCGAACGATACAGGGTC GACTGCAACAATAA